In Bradyrhizobium erythrophlei, a single genomic region encodes these proteins:
- a CDS encoding amino acid ABC transporter substrate-binding protein encodes MRKHLLAALSLTALVSGPAAASAEELTGTLAKVKELGYITIGHREASVPFSYVDDKQQPVGFAIDICHKIVDAVKRELKLEKLETRYVLVTSPSRIPLMANGTIDLECGNTTNNVERQKQVWYTNTHFLTASRYLSKVESHLRSIEDLKGKTVVAPAGSTNIKQALEFNNRLNLGMTIIPVQDQGEAFLMVETGRAAAFVQDDIVLAGLIAISKDPKAYEISEGAFSTPEPYGIMLRKDDMAFKALADATTSALYKSPEGPALYARWFTQPIPPKNVNLNIPMSPAMKKAFEKPTDSPDPATY; translated from the coding sequence GTGCGTAAACATCTACTGGCCGCGTTGAGCCTGACGGCGCTTGTCTCGGGACCCGCGGCCGCAAGCGCTGAAGAACTCACAGGGACGCTCGCGAAGGTCAAGGAGCTCGGCTACATCACCATCGGGCACCGCGAGGCGTCGGTGCCGTTCTCCTACGTCGACGACAAGCAGCAGCCGGTCGGTTTCGCCATCGACATCTGCCACAAGATCGTCGACGCGGTGAAACGCGAATTGAAGCTCGAAAAGCTCGAGACGAGATACGTGCTGGTGACGTCGCCCTCCCGCATTCCGTTGATGGCCAATGGCACGATCGACCTCGAATGCGGCAACACCACCAATAACGTCGAGCGGCAAAAGCAGGTCTGGTACACCAACACGCATTTTCTGACCGCGAGCCGTTATCTCTCGAAGGTCGAATCGCACCTTCGCTCGATCGAGGACCTCAAGGGCAAGACGGTCGTCGCCCCCGCCGGTTCGACCAACATCAAGCAGGCGCTCGAATTCAACAACCGCCTCAATCTCGGCATGACGATCATCCCGGTCCAGGACCAGGGCGAGGCGTTTCTGATGGTCGAGACCGGGAGGGCCGCCGCCTTTGTCCAGGACGACATCGTGCTCGCGGGCCTGATCGCGATCTCGAAGGACCCGAAGGCCTACGAGATATCGGAAGGCGCGTTCTCGACGCCGGAGCCGTATGGCATCATGTTGCGCAAGGACGACATGGCGTTCAAGGCGCTCGCCGATGCGACGACGTCCGCGCTCTACAAGAGCCCGGAAGGCCCGGCGCTGTATGCACGGTGGTTCACGCAACCCATCCCGCCGAAGAACGTCAATCTCAACATCCCGATGAGCCCGGCGATGAAGAAGGCCTTCGAAAAGCCGACGGACTCGCCGGACCCCGCGACCTACTGA
- the modA gene encoding molybdate ABC transporter substrate-binding protein, whose protein sequence is MKFKLLLLAKPLLFASVVGAALCTSAAGATELKLLTAGAFKSTVVALLPDYEKASGNKVTVDNDTAGALMKRIEAGETFDVVVMTPDGVDKLTAEGKVAAGSRTNLARVGVGVMVKEGAAKPDISTVEAFKKAVLDAKSISFIDPASGGSSGIYVEKLLERLGIADQVKPKEKLKQGGYVADYIESGQAELGIHQISEILPHGGVTLVGPLPKEIQNYTVYAAGIGAGAKDSAAAKALIAALMGPSAQALFKTKGMEPGAE, encoded by the coding sequence ATGAAATTCAAACTGTTGCTGCTCGCAAAACCGTTGCTGTTTGCAAGTGTCGTGGGCGCCGCCCTTTGCACGTCAGCCGCTGGGGCCACTGAACTGAAACTGCTGACCGCTGGCGCGTTCAAGTCGACGGTCGTGGCGCTGCTGCCCGACTATGAGAAGGCAAGCGGCAACAAGGTCACGGTCGACAACGACACCGCCGGCGCGCTGATGAAGCGGATCGAGGCTGGAGAGACTTTCGATGTGGTCGTGATGACCCCCGATGGCGTCGACAAGCTCACCGCCGAGGGCAAGGTGGCTGCCGGCAGCCGCACGAACTTGGCGCGTGTCGGCGTCGGCGTGATGGTGAAGGAGGGCGCCGCCAAGCCCGACATCTCGACGGTCGAAGCGTTCAAGAAGGCCGTGCTCGATGCAAAATCCATCAGCTTCATCGATCCCGCCAGTGGCGGCTCCAGCGGCATCTATGTCGAGAAGCTGCTCGAGCGCCTCGGCATCGCCGATCAGGTCAAGCCGAAGGAAAAGCTCAAGCAGGGCGGCTATGTCGCCGACTATATCGAGTCCGGCCAGGCCGAGCTTGGCATTCACCAGATCAGCGAAATCCTGCCGCACGGCGGCGTCACGCTGGTCGGACCGCTGCCGAAGGAAATTCAGAACTACACGGTCTACGCCGCCGGCATCGGCGCCGGAGCCAAGGACAGCGCCGCCGCCAAAGCCCTGATCGCTGCGTTGATGGGCCCGTCGGCGCAAGCCTTGTTCAAAACGAAGGGCATGGAGCCGGGCGCGGAGTAG
- a CDS encoding adenylate/guanylate cyclase domain-containing protein, which produces MRGLWRDLNIRLNSAKPSTEVSPEFQHALMRQILKTELARTTGVIGFTLVLASTSSALFFVSPAEVEHIWHGRLYPLYIWAVIGPFIAFEFGILYLVKRRIALDQDIPVLRRYIGTFIETSLPTLLLAIHIDRMGATEALGFAAPLVYFLFIVLSTLRLDFWLPVFTGLVAAVELFAMAMLYHPALPRDVVYHLLRSLVILICGLLAGAVALRVRRQFEASIAAASARDRVTNLFGQHVSPPVVERLLREGAATTSELRRVVVMFVDFRSFTVQAQQRSPREVVERLDRAFAVLVEILDRHGGIVNKFLGDGLLALFGAPIAHDDAVRQAVDAARDMLAAMERDNAAGDWALRIGIGVHVGEVVAGTIGSPRRKEYTVIGDAVNLASRLEALNKELGTQCLISAAVYDALGETGRDAVPLGEMKVRGYERPVAVWRLG; this is translated from the coding sequence ATGCGCGGGCTGTGGCGTGACCTGAACATCCGGCTGAATTCCGCCAAGCCGTCGACGGAAGTGTCGCCTGAGTTCCAGCACGCGCTGATGCGGCAGATCCTGAAGACGGAGCTCGCGCGGACCACTGGCGTGATCGGCTTCACGCTCGTCCTGGCTTCGACGTCATCGGCGCTTTTCTTCGTCTCGCCGGCTGAGGTCGAACACATCTGGCATGGCCGCCTCTATCCCCTCTACATCTGGGCGGTGATCGGGCCCTTCATCGCGTTCGAGTTCGGGATCCTTTATCTCGTCAAACGGCGGATCGCGCTGGACCAGGATATACCGGTGCTGCGCCGCTATATCGGGACCTTCATCGAAACCAGCCTGCCGACCCTGCTGCTGGCGATCCATATCGACCGGATGGGCGCGACCGAGGCGCTCGGCTTCGCCGCGCCGCTGGTCTATTTCCTCTTCATCGTTCTTTCGACATTGCGGCTCGACTTCTGGCTGCCGGTTTTCACCGGGCTTGTCGCAGCGGTCGAGCTGTTCGCGATGGCAATGCTGTACCATCCCGCTCTGCCGCGCGACGTCGTCTATCACCTGCTGCGCAGCCTCGTGATCCTCATTTGCGGCCTGCTTGCCGGTGCGGTTGCGCTCAGGGTGCGGCGTCAGTTCGAGGCGAGCATCGCGGCGGCGAGCGCGCGGGACCGGGTCACCAACCTGTTCGGTCAGCACGTGTCGCCGCCGGTGGTCGAGCGCTTGCTGCGGGAGGGCGCGGCGACAACGAGCGAGTTGCGCCGGGTCGTCGTGATGTTCGTTGATTTTCGAAGCTTCACAGTGCAGGCGCAACAGCGCTCGCCGCGAGAAGTGGTCGAGCGGCTCGATCGCGCTTTTGCGGTGCTGGTCGAAATCCTCGATCGGCACGGCGGGATCGTGAACAAGTTTCTCGGCGACGGCCTGCTCGCTTTGTTCGGTGCGCCGATCGCCCATGATGACGCCGTGCGGCAGGCGGTCGACGCGGCGCGCGACATGCTGGCCGCGATGGAACGCGATAACGCGGCCGGCGACTGGGCGCTGCGGATCGGTATCGGGGTGCATGTCGGCGAGGTGGTTGCCGGCACCATCGGTTCGCCGCGCCGCAAGGAGTACACCGTCATCGGCGATGCGGTGAACCTCGCTTCGCGGCTCGAAGCCCTCAACAAGGAGCTTGGCACCCAATGTTTGATATCGGCTGCGGTATACGATGCGCTCGGCGAGACGGGGCGCGATGCCGTACCGCTCGGGGAGATGAAGGTGCGGGGATATGAGCGGCCGGTCGCGGTCTGGCGGCTGGGCTGA
- a CDS encoding TetR/AcrR family transcriptional regulator, with product MGIQTQHREQVRQKIIQSALQLFNRHGFTAASIDDIMAGAGMTRGGFYSYFQSKSELYAEAISCFVTEKQGVIANSEKASDRAVTLLRDYLSHQNLEDLEASCPLIGLPNDVSRTDQSVREAQEAALRMMVETFEKGMSPNGQPSRQVALSLTALCLGGMVLARAIEDRKLADELREATMTVALGLGHWG from the coding sequence ATGGGAATCCAGACACAGCACCGCGAGCAGGTGCGGCAGAAGATCATTCAGAGCGCGCTGCAACTCTTCAACCGCCACGGTTTCACCGCGGCTTCCATCGACGACATCATGGCCGGCGCCGGAATGACGCGCGGCGGCTTTTACAGCTATTTCCAGAGCAAGAGCGAGCTTTACGCCGAGGCGATCAGTTGCTTCGTCACCGAAAAGCAGGGTGTCATCGCAAACTCCGAGAAAGCATCCGATCGCGCGGTCACGCTGCTGCGCGATTATCTCTCGCATCAGAATCTGGAAGATCTCGAGGCGAGCTGTCCACTGATCGGCCTGCCCAACGACGTCTCGCGAACCGACCAATCGGTGCGGGAAGCCCAGGAGGCGGCGCTGCGGATGATGGTCGAGACCTTCGAGAAGGGCATGAGCCCCAACGGGCAGCCTTCGCGGCAGGTGGCGCTTTCGCTCACCGCGCTCTGCCTCGGCGGCATGGTGCTCGCGCGCGCGATCGAGGATCGCAAGCTTGCCGACGAGTTGCGCGAGGCCACCATGACGGTGGCGCTGGGGCTCGGCCATTGGGGCTGA
- a CDS encoding helix-turn-helix domain-containing protein has protein sequence MNSYPATMSAARAEPVHIGEHLRQWRLRRHLSQLDLAGDAEISTRHLSFVETGRATPSRDMVLKLAERLNVPLRERNVLLVAAGFAPAFPQRALDDPALKSAREAIDLMLRAHEPNPALAYDRHWNLVSANRMVLPILAGVSQHLLTPPVNIMRLAFHPEALAPRTVNVAEWCGHLLDRVRQQCEVTADPGLIKLYDELKAYPIPARSVPLSPDSVAIPFKLRLGGDVLSFMSATMIFGTPVDVTLSELALEAMFPADEFTAERMRGLAAGLQ, from the coding sequence ATGAATTCGTATCCAGCGACAATGAGCGCCGCGCGTGCCGAGCCCGTCCATATCGGCGAACATTTGCGCCAGTGGCGGCTGCGGCGGCACTTGAGCCAGCTCGACCTGGCTGGCGACGCTGAGATTTCGACGCGGCATTTGAGCTTCGTGGAAACAGGACGCGCGACGCCATCGCGCGACATGGTGCTCAAACTGGCGGAGCGGCTCAACGTGCCCTTGCGTGAACGCAACGTGTTGCTGGTGGCGGCCGGATTTGCTCCCGCGTTTCCGCAGCGCGCGCTCGACGATCCCGCGCTGAAATCGGCGCGCGAGGCAATCGACTTGATGCTGCGCGCGCACGAGCCGAATCCCGCGCTGGCCTACGACCGGCACTGGAATCTGGTCTCGGCGAACCGCATGGTGCTGCCGATCTTGGCCGGCGTGTCGCAGCATTTGTTGACGCCGCCCGTCAATATCATGCGGCTGGCGTTTCACCCCGAGGCGCTGGCGCCCCGCACCGTCAACGTCGCCGAGTGGTGCGGGCATCTTCTGGATCGAGTGCGCCAGCAATGCGAAGTGACTGCCGATCCCGGCCTGATCAAGCTCTATGACGAGCTGAAGGCCTATCCGATCCCTGCGCGCTCAGTGCCGCTGTCGCCCGACAGTGTTGCCATTCCCTTCAAGCTACGGCTCGGCGGCGACGTTTTGAGCTTCATGTCGGCGACGATGATCTTCGGCACGCCGGTCGACGTGACGTTGTCGGAGTTGGCGCTGGAGGCGATGTTCCCGGCGGATGAATTCACGGCAGAACGCATGCGGGGTTTGGCAGCAGGGTTGCAATAG
- a CDS encoding putative zinc-binding metallopeptidase translates to MPRRKKYPWEKLSDEQLLKRRLSSLRVGIEGTWLEDCLNTLYEELEEKGIRLRPHAWISSEWFSPGNVPGIAIPFYLVHPRLMKLEKKMMLDVEGGTWSECMAILRHEAGHAIQHGYQLQRRRRWQKLFGPSSRRYPRYYKPNPASRQYVQHLRLWYAQSHPDEDFAETFAVWLRPRSNWRTRYAGWPALKKLEYVDELMEEIAGKRLVSTTRERVDPLHELSQTLGEHYQKKQAFYAFTPPKTYDRDLMKLFSADPRHRRGQPASSFIRRHRAHIRQLVARWTGENQLTLDAVLDDMIFRCRELDLRAVGSDRRLVADFTVLLTAKTMHALFGPSRRKWIAL, encoded by the coding sequence ATGCCCCGCCGGAAGAAATACCCCTGGGAAAAGCTGTCGGACGAGCAGTTGCTCAAGCGCCGGCTCTCCAGCCTGAGGGTCGGCATCGAGGGCACCTGGCTCGAGGACTGTCTGAACACCCTCTATGAGGAGCTCGAAGAGAAGGGCATCCGGCTGCGGCCGCACGCCTGGATCTCGAGCGAGTGGTTCAGTCCGGGCAACGTGCCCGGCATCGCGATCCCCTTCTATCTCGTTCATCCCCGCCTGATGAAGCTCGAGAAGAAGATGATGCTCGATGTCGAGGGCGGCACCTGGTCGGAGTGCATGGCCATTCTCCGCCATGAGGCGGGCCATGCCATCCAGCACGGCTATCAATTGCAGCGCCGCCGCCGCTGGCAGAAGTTGTTCGGCCCTTCCTCCAGGCGCTACCCGCGTTACTACAAGCCCAATCCGGCCTCCCGGCAATATGTCCAGCATCTGCGGCTCTGGTACGCGCAGAGCCATCCGGACGAGGATTTCGCGGAAACCTTCGCGGTGTGGCTGCGGCCGCGCTCGAACTGGCGCACGCGCTATGCCGGCTGGCCGGCGCTGAAGAAGCTCGAATATGTCGACGAACTGATGGAGGAGATCGCCGGGAAGCGGCTGGTGTCCACGACGCGGGAGCGCGTCGATCCGCTGCATGAGCTCAGCCAGACGCTCGGCGAGCACTATCAGAAAAAGCAGGCGTTCTACGCCTTCACGCCGCCGAAGACCTACGACCGCGACCTCATGAAGCTGTTTTCCGCCGATCCGCGGCATCGCCGCGGGCAACCGGCCTCGTCCTTCATCCGGCGGCACCGCGCCCATATCAGGCAACTAGTGGCGCGGTGGACCGGCGAGAATCAGCTTACACTCGACGCCGTGCTTGACGACATGATCTTCCGCTGCCGCGAGCTCGATCTGCGTGCCGTCGGCTCGGATCGGAGGCTTGTGGCTGACTTCACCGTCCTGTTGACCGCCAAGACCATGCACGCGCTGTTCGGTCCGTCGCGGCGGAAATGGATTGCACTATGA
- a CDS encoding D-alanine--D-alanine ligase family protein encodes MRRLRVLVLMHPDFMPPDSTDGYTAREINEWKTEYDIVSTLRVAGHDVRPLGVQEEIKPVRVEIESFKPHVVFNLLEQFHHEPVYDQHIPSFLELMKIPYTGCNPRGLILARGKDLSKALVHYRRIAVPAFAVFPMRHKVKRPARLALPLIVKSLNEDGSRGISQASIVDTDEKLAERVAFIHERVGTAAIAEQFIDGRELYVPVLGNNRLRVLPVWELKFGTMGGQAIATEKVKHDTDYQERVGIADGPAKNLAPELRARIQRIAKRIYRTLGLDGYARIDFRLAADGTLYFIEANPNPEIAKSQEFAMAAKHDGLDYPGLLHRILTLGISRAKAGVSVG; translated from the coding sequence ATGAGACGCCTGCGCGTCCTCGTGCTCATGCATCCCGACTTCATGCCCCCGGACTCGACCGACGGATACACCGCGCGCGAAATCAACGAATGGAAGACGGAATACGACATCGTCAGCACGCTCCGTGTGGCCGGCCATGACGTTCGCCCGCTCGGCGTGCAGGAAGAAATCAAACCGGTGCGCGTCGAAATCGAAAGCTTCAAGCCGCACGTCGTCTTCAATTTGCTGGAGCAGTTTCACCACGAGCCGGTATACGACCAGCACATCCCGAGCTTTCTCGAACTGATGAAGATCCCCTACACCGGGTGCAACCCGCGCGGCCTGATCCTGGCACGCGGCAAGGATCTGTCGAAGGCGCTGGTGCACTATCGCCGGATCGCGGTGCCCGCCTTCGCCGTGTTCCCGATGCGCCACAAGGTGAAACGGCCGGCGCGGCTGGCGCTGCCGCTGATCGTCAAGAGCCTGAACGAGGACGGATCGCGCGGCATCTCGCAAGCCTCCATCGTCGATACCGACGAGAAGCTCGCCGAGCGCGTCGCCTTTATCCACGAGCGGGTCGGAACCGCCGCCATCGCCGAGCAATTCATCGATGGACGCGAGCTATATGTCCCCGTGCTCGGCAACAACCGGCTGCGTGTGCTGCCGGTCTGGGAATTGAAATTCGGCACCATGGGTGGCCAGGCGATCGCCACCGAAAAGGTCAAGCACGATACCGATTATCAGGAACGCGTCGGAATTGCGGACGGACCGGCCAAAAACCTGGCGCCGGAGCTACGCGCCCGCATTCAGCGGATAGCCAAGCGCATCTACCGGACGCTCGGCCTCGACGGATATGCGCGCATCGACTTTCGTCTCGCGGCCGACGGCACGCTGTATTTCATCGAGGCCAACCCCAATCCGGAAATCGCCAAGAGCCAGGAGTTCGCGATGGCGGCGAAGCACGACGGCCTGGATTATCCGGGCCTGCTGCATCGTATCCTCACGCTCGGCATCAGCCGCGCCAAGGCCGGCGTGTCAGTCGGCTGA
- a CDS encoding DsbA family oxidoreductase: MSTLKPVRLDIVSDVVCPWCYIGKRRIEKALSLVTDIPVEVHWRPFFLNPWVPREGISREDYLTTKFGSVEAYKGIAGRVVTAAGEEGLSYRPDMVKRQPNTIDCHRLIHWAEAKGKAAEMKQRLMELYFRDGGDLTDVNVLVRAAADVGLDAEETRRRLATDEDVALISAQAEEAASKGISGVPTFVFAQKYAVSGAQPPEQLAAALRQVSAEVNAQAAE; the protein is encoded by the coding sequence ATGAGCACCTTGAAACCCGTCCGTTTGGACATCGTTTCCGACGTCGTCTGTCCCTGGTGCTACATCGGCAAACGCCGGATCGAAAAGGCGCTCTCGCTCGTCACCGACATTCCGGTCGAGGTGCATTGGCGGCCGTTTTTCTTGAATCCCTGGGTGCCGCGCGAGGGCATCAGCCGCGAGGATTATCTCACCACCAAGTTCGGGTCAGTGGAGGCCTATAAAGGCATTGCCGGCCGTGTCGTCACGGCTGCGGGCGAAGAGGGGCTGAGCTACCGCCCTGACATGGTGAAGCGGCAGCCGAACACGATCGACTGCCATCGCCTGATTCACTGGGCCGAAGCCAAGGGCAAGGCGGCCGAGATGAAGCAGCGGCTGATGGAGCTCTATTTCCGCGACGGCGGCGATCTCACCGATGTCAACGTGCTGGTGCGGGCGGCGGCCGATGTCGGGCTTGATGCCGAAGAAACGCGCCGGCGGCTTGCAACCGACGAAGACGTCGCGCTGATTTCGGCGCAGGCCGAGGAAGCCGCGAGCAAAGGCATTTCCGGCGTGCCGACCTTCGTGTTCGCGCAGAAATATGCGGTGTCGGGCGCGCAACCGCCGGAGCAGCTCGCGGCCGCGCTTCGTCAGGTGTCGGCGGAAGTGAACGCGCAGGCGGCAGAGTAG
- a CDS encoding RidA family protein, translating into MDTILKAARCLFAIVGFALLYGTPAVAENDQVRFYNSPAAAAAKLPFSQAVRVGNILYLSGVIGVLPDKMELAPGGIEGETTRMMENIGTTLKANGLAFDDVFKCTAMLADMSKWGAFNKIYVTYFKPEHLPARSALGANGLALGAQVELECWAFARN; encoded by the coding sequence GTGGATACAATCCTGAAAGCGGCACGGTGTCTGTTTGCGATCGTGGGGTTCGCATTGCTGTATGGCACGCCAGCCGTAGCTGAAAACGATCAAGTCCGTTTCTACAATTCGCCGGCTGCGGCCGCCGCAAAGTTGCCGTTCAGTCAAGCCGTGCGGGTCGGAAACATATTGTATTTGTCGGGTGTCATCGGCGTATTGCCGGACAAAATGGAGCTGGCTCCGGGCGGAATCGAAGGCGAGACGACCCGGATGATGGAGAACATCGGCACTACCTTGAAAGCGAACGGTCTGGCTTTCGATGATGTGTTCAAATGCACGGCGATGCTTGCAGACATGTCCAAATGGGGCGCGTTCAACAAGATCTACGTCACGTATTTCAAGCCGGAGCATTTGCCGGCCCGGTCTGCGCTTGGCGCTAACGGATTGGCTCTGGGTGCCCAGGTGGAGTTGGAATGCTGGGCATTTGCCCGCAATTGA
- a CDS encoding GNAT family N-acetyltransferase — MSPSDLRCDSFAPLTSVPVAAWRRLTERAIEPNGYYLPAWELAVNASAHGRTGVSALSAWSEPSPNKLAPTGPQPGLEQQPDEGARLIGLLPVVSLWRACKIPLPALASASPYGTLCTPLLDRTDAENAAKTLMDEARRAGAHALVLRDVSLNGAAMKALTQALRQQALQPIVLHSHLRACLDARRAADDVLRDALSAKKLKELRRQRNRLAEHGAVRFSIARKPEEIRSAVEVFLALEASGWKGKRGTALVQNGGDLDFIRNATQGLAENGQCEIVTMHAGERPVAAAVVLRHLDRAFYFKLGIDEAFSKYSPGVQLTLDLTRHLCDEAVIATADSTASADHPMINPIWRGRLKMGDVVIPLRRNDPVVYAIVAALKTRHRLREAARRAVHRLRNR; from the coding sequence ATGTCCCCTTCCGATTTGCGATGCGACAGCTTCGCGCCGCTGACTTCCGTTCCGGTTGCGGCGTGGCGTCGGCTAACCGAGCGCGCTATTGAACCAAACGGTTACTACCTGCCGGCATGGGAACTGGCGGTGAATGCGTCCGCGCATGGCCGCACCGGCGTCTCCGCGCTCAGTGCCTGGTCGGAGCCTTCGCCGAACAAACTGGCGCCGACCGGACCTCAACCAGGTCTTGAGCAGCAGCCGGACGAAGGCGCGCGGCTGATCGGCCTGTTGCCGGTGGTCTCGCTGTGGCGCGCTTGCAAGATCCCGCTGCCCGCGTTGGCAAGTGCGAGCCCCTACGGAACACTCTGCACGCCGCTTCTCGATCGCACGGACGCCGAGAATGCTGCGAAAACCTTGATGGACGAGGCGCGGCGCGCCGGCGCGCATGCGCTGGTGCTGCGCGACGTTTCGCTCAACGGCGCGGCGATGAAAGCCTTGACGCAAGCGCTGCGGCAACAGGCATTGCAGCCGATCGTGCTGCACTCGCATCTGCGCGCCTGCCTCGACGCAAGGCGCGCGGCGGACGACGTGCTGAGAGATGCGCTGAGCGCCAAAAAGCTCAAGGAATTGCGGCGTCAACGCAATCGCCTCGCCGAGCATGGCGCAGTGCGGTTCTCGATTGCGCGAAAGCCCGAGGAGATCCGCAGCGCGGTCGAAGTATTTCTCGCGTTAGAGGCCAGCGGCTGGAAGGGCAAACGCGGCACCGCGCTGGTCCAGAACGGCGGTGATCTCGACTTCATCCGGAACGCGACGCAGGGCCTCGCCGAAAACGGCCAGTGCGAAATCGTCACCATGCATGCCGGCGAGCGGCCTGTCGCCGCCGCCGTTGTGCTTCGGCATCTCGACCGCGCCTTCTATTTCAAGCTCGGCATCGACGAGGCGTTCTCGAAATACTCGCCGGGCGTCCAGCTCACGCTCGACCTGACGCGGCATCTCTGCGACGAGGCGGTGATCGCAACCGCCGACTCCACCGCGAGCGCCGATCATCCCATGATCAACCCGATCTGGCGCGGCCGTCTGAAGATGGGCGACGTGGTGATCCCGCTACGGCGCAACGATCCGGTGGTCTACGCCATCGTCGCGGCGCTGAAGACGCGGCATCGCCTGCGCGAGGCCGCGCGCCGCGCCGTGCATCGTCTTCGCAATCGATAG